The Vibrio agarivorans genome window below encodes:
- a CDS encoding aminoacyl-histidine dipeptidase: protein MTDFLKQIQTQTSNPIWPFFATICSIPHPSKYEEALATHIVEWAQSKGLEVKRDQTGNVFIKKPATTGMENRKGVVLQAHIDMVPQKNEDTQHDFTTDPIRPYIDGEWLTAQGTTLGADNGIGMASCLAVLDANDIEHGPLEVLLTIDEEAGMTGAFGLESGWLEGDILLNTDSEQEGEVYMGCAGGIDGAMTFTLEREAIPSGYVTQQLTLKGLKGGHSGCDIHTGRGNANKLLGRFLAGHAKELDLRLIEFRGGSLRNAIPREAFVTVALPESNLAKLDELFSHYTQLLTQELGKVETDIVSFNESISTEQLAIAPTSQARFIAALNACPNGVIRMSDEIEGVVETSLNVGVITTENDKITVLCLIRSLIDSGRSQVEGMLHSVAELAGADMSFNGAYPGWKPDADSEIMAIFRDMYAGIYGHKPNIMVIHAGLECGLFKKPYPDMDMVSFGPTIKFPHSPDEKVKIDTVDLFWQQMVSLLAAIPEKA, encoded by the coding sequence GTGACTGATTTCCTCAAACAGATTCAAACTCAGACTTCAAACCCAATCTGGCCTTTCTTTGCCACCATCTGCTCGATCCCGCACCCTTCAAAATATGAAGAAGCGTTGGCAACGCATATTGTCGAGTGGGCTCAAAGCAAAGGCCTTGAAGTCAAGCGCGATCAAACCGGCAATGTCTTTATCAAGAAGCCTGCTACGACAGGGATGGAAAATCGCAAAGGTGTCGTTTTACAAGCGCATATTGATATGGTGCCGCAGAAAAACGAAGACACGCAACACGACTTCACCACTGACCCGATCCGTCCTTATATCGATGGTGAGTGGCTAACGGCTCAAGGGACGACTCTTGGTGCTGACAACGGTATTGGCATGGCTTCCTGCCTTGCTGTTCTTGATGCTAATGATATTGAGCACGGTCCACTCGAAGTGCTGCTCACTATCGATGAAGAAGCCGGGATGACAGGTGCATTCGGCCTTGAATCTGGTTGGCTTGAAGGTGATATCCTGCTAAATACTGACTCTGAGCAAGAGGGTGAAGTGTATATGGGGTGTGCTGGAGGTATCGATGGTGCAATGACATTTACCCTCGAGCGTGAAGCGATTCCAAGTGGTTATGTCACTCAGCAACTGACACTGAAAGGCCTCAAAGGCGGCCACTCAGGTTGTGATATCCACACCGGTCGCGGCAACGCAAACAAGCTGCTTGGCCGCTTCTTAGCAGGCCACGCTAAAGAGCTGGATCTTCGTTTAATCGAATTCCGTGGTGGCAGCTTGCGAAATGCTATTCCTCGTGAAGCATTCGTGACGGTTGCTCTTCCTGAAAGCAACCTAGCCAAGTTGGATGAGCTGTTTAGCCACTACACACAACTGCTAACGCAGGAGCTCGGTAAAGTTGAGACTGACATTGTCTCTTTCAACGAGTCAATCAGCACAGAGCAACTGGCTATCGCGCCTACCTCTCAGGCTCGCTTCATTGCCGCATTGAATGCTTGCCCGAATGGGGTTATTCGTATGAGTGATGAGATTGAAGGCGTGGTTGAAACGTCACTGAACGTTGGTGTGATTACCACAGAAAACGACAAAATTACGGTACTGTGTCTGATCCGCTCTCTCATCGACTCTGGTCGTAGCCAAGTCGAAGGTATGTTGCACTCAGTTGCCGAACTTGCTGGTGCCGATATGAGCTTTAACGGCGCTTACCCAGGATGGAAGCCTGATGCCGACTCAGAGATCATGGCGATTTTCCGTGATATGTATGCAGGCATCTATGGCCATAAGCCAAACATAATGGTGATTCATGCTGGCCTTGAGTGTGGACTGTTTAAGAAGCCGTATCCTGACATGGATATGGTGTCCTTCGGGCCGACGATTAAATTCCCGCACTCACCAGATGAGAAGGTGAAAATCGATACGGTTGACCTTTTCTGGCAACAAATGGTCTCACTACTCGCCGCTATTCCTGAAAAAGCATAA
- a CDS encoding ATP-dependent zinc protease family protein, whose amino-acid sequence MKEKIITGWREYLSLPQLGIEKIKAKVDTGARTSCIHAFKVETFDKQQDGKNQQWVRFWVHPNQHDEQTEIVCEAKVIDERLVRDSGGHETMRWVIETELKIGKQSWPIEVTLTNRDNMAFRMLLGRTAMENRILVDPTESFLVKFEE is encoded by the coding sequence ATGAAAGAAAAAATCATCACTGGCTGGCGTGAATACCTAAGCCTACCTCAATTAGGAATTGAAAAAATAAAAGCGAAAGTGGACACCGGAGCAAGAACGTCCTGTATCCACGCATTCAAAGTTGAAACTTTTGACAAACAACAAGACGGCAAAAATCAGCAGTGGGTGAGATTTTGGGTACACCCAAATCAACACGACGAACAAACAGAAATCGTCTGTGAAGCAAAAGTTATTGATGAGCGTTTGGTAAGAGACTCTGGTGGTCACGAAACCATGCGCTGGGTAATAGAGACAGAACTGAAAATCGGTAAACAGAGCTGGCCAATTGAAGTCACTCTCACCAACCGCGACAACATGGCTTTCCGTATGCTTTTGGGTAGAACGGCAATGGAAAACCGTATTTTGGTCGACCCGACCGAATCATTTTTAGTGAAATTTGAGGAGTAA
- a CDS encoding NCS2 family permease: protein MLERLFKLSENGTNVRTEIIAGITTFLTMAYIIFVNPAILADAGMDRGAVFVATCLAAAIGCFIMGFVANYPIAQAPGMGLNAFFTYAVVLGMGYTWQVALAAVFVSGILFILLSVFKVREWIINSIPLSLRTGISAGIGLFLAFIALKNAGIVVDNPATLVQLGDITSIQAVLAAFGFFLTIALVHHGYKGAVMMAILAVTALGLVFGDVQWGGIMSTPPSLAPTFMQLDFSAVFEVGMISVVFAFLFVDLFDTAGTLVGVSQKANLIDKDGKIPRLNRALLADSTATSVGAVLGTSNTTSYIESAAGVAAGGRTGLTAVVVGILFLLALFFSPLAGMIPAYATAGALFYVAILMMSGLVSIDWRDLTEAAPVVVTCLLMPLTFSIAEGITLGFISYAAIKTMSGKGRDVSLSVWVMSAIFVVKYIVG, encoded by the coding sequence ATGCTCGAAAGGCTATTTAAACTCAGTGAAAATGGCACAAATGTCCGTACTGAGATTATCGCAGGTATCACTACATTCCTGACCATGGCGTACATTATCTTCGTCAACCCAGCTATTTTGGCTGATGCAGGTATGGATCGCGGCGCAGTTTTTGTCGCAACGTGTCTTGCCGCTGCTATTGGCTGTTTCATCATGGGCTTTGTCGCTAACTACCCAATCGCGCAAGCACCAGGTATGGGTTTGAATGCCTTCTTCACCTACGCTGTTGTTCTCGGTATGGGTTACACCTGGCAAGTTGCTCTGGCAGCAGTATTTGTCTCGGGTATTCTATTTATCCTTTTGAGTGTCTTTAAAGTCCGTGAGTGGATTATCAACTCGATTCCATTGTCATTGCGTACGGGTATTTCAGCGGGTATCGGTCTTTTCCTTGCCTTTATCGCACTAAAAAATGCGGGCATTGTGGTTGATAACCCAGCGACATTGGTGCAGTTGGGCGATATTACCTCTATCCAAGCGGTATTGGCTGCTTTTGGTTTCTTCTTGACTATCGCGCTTGTACATCATGGTTACAAAGGTGCTGTAATGATGGCTATCTTGGCTGTTACTGCACTTGGTCTTGTGTTTGGTGATGTTCAGTGGGGTGGCATTATGTCGACACCACCAAGCCTGGCACCAACATTCATGCAGCTAGATTTCTCAGCAGTTTTTGAAGTTGGTATGATTTCTGTTGTGTTTGCTTTCCTATTCGTTGACCTGTTTGATACCGCGGGCACCTTGGTAGGTGTATCACAAAAAGCGAATCTGATTGATAAAGATGGCAAGATTCCTCGCCTTAATCGCGCACTACTTGCAGACTCAACAGCAACGTCGGTAGGTGCGGTATTAGGTACGTCAAATACAACGTCTTACATTGAAAGTGCGGCAGGTGTTGCGGCAGGTGGTCGTACGGGTTTGACTGCCGTAGTCGTGGGTATTTTGTTCCTGCTTGCGCTGTTCTTTTCGCCACTTGCTGGTATGATTCCGGCATACGCGACAGCTGGCGCTTTGTTCTACGTTGCTATTCTTATGATGTCTGGTTTGGTTAGTATTGACTGGCGAGACCTGACAGAAGCAGCACCTGTTGTTGTTACTTGCTTGCTGATGCCTTTGACTTTCTCAATTGCAGAAGGTATCACGCTAGGCTTTATTTCATACGCTGCGATCAAAACGATGAGTGGCAAGGGCCGTGACGTTTCTTTGAGCGTTTGGGTTATGTCTGCTATCTTCGTTGTGAAATACATCGTAGGTTAA
- the rimK gene encoding 30S ribosomal protein S6--L-glutamate ligase, translated as MKIGILSRNAKLYSTRRLIEAAQARGHEVKVVDALRCYMNINSEKPQIHYKGEELIDFDAIIPRIGASVTFYGTAVLRQFEMMGVYPVNESVAITRSRDKLRSMQLLSRKGIGMPITGFASKPDDVKDLLDMVGGAPVVIKLLEGTQGIGVVLAETRKAAESVVEAFMGLKANIMVQEYIKEAGGADIRCFVIGDKVIAAMKRQGAEGEFRSNLHRGGTASLVKITPEERRTAVAAAKIMGLNVAGVDLLRSERGPLVMEVNSSPGLEGIEAATGKDVAGMIIDFIEKNAASKRTQTRGKG; from the coding sequence ATGAAAATTGGCATCCTATCTCGCAATGCAAAACTTTACTCTACTCGTCGACTAATCGAAGCTGCTCAAGCGCGTGGTCACGAGGTAAAAGTGGTTGATGCACTGCGTTGCTATATGAACATTAACTCTGAAAAACCTCAAATTCACTACAAGGGTGAAGAGCTCATCGATTTTGATGCCATCATTCCTCGCATTGGCGCATCTGTTACCTTTTATGGTACAGCGGTTTTACGCCAGTTCGAAATGATGGGGGTGTATCCAGTCAACGAATCGGTGGCCATCACTCGCTCTCGTGACAAGCTTCGCTCAATGCAGCTTTTGTCACGTAAAGGCATCGGTATGCCTATCACAGGTTTTGCAAGCAAGCCTGATGACGTTAAAGACCTGCTCGATATGGTCGGCGGCGCGCCAGTCGTCATCAAGCTCCTTGAAGGGACACAAGGTATTGGTGTTGTTCTCGCTGAAACGCGTAAAGCAGCGGAAAGTGTTGTTGAAGCGTTTATGGGCCTGAAAGCCAACATCATGGTGCAAGAGTACATTAAAGAAGCAGGCGGCGCTGACATTCGTTGCTTTGTTATTGGTGACAAGGTGATCGCTGCGATGAAGCGTCAAGGTGCAGAGGGCGAGTTCCGCTCTAACCTACACCGTGGCGGCACAGCTTCTTTGGTAAAAATCACTCCTGAAGAGCGCCGTACTGCGGTTGCAGCGGCAAAAATCATGGGGCTGAACGTAGCAGGAGTTGACTTGCTTCGCTCTGAACGAGGCCCATTGGTGATGGAAGTTAACTCCTCACCAGGCCTAGAAGGCATCGAAGCAGCAACTGGTAAAGATGTAGCGGGCATGATCATCGATTTCATCGAGAAAAACGCCGCTAGCAAAAGGACGCAAACTCGTGGCAAAGGTTAA